A stretch of DNA from Francisella uliginis:
GAGAGTATCTTGCCAGATGTAAGTTTTGCATTATTAACAGGTCCTAGCTTTGCTAAAGAAGTCGCAAATAAATTACCAACTGCGGTAGTAATCGCATCTAAAGATATTGATTATGCTAAATATGCACAGCAATTATTTAGCAATGAAAATTTTAGATGTTATACAACTACAGATATTATAGGTGCTCAAGTCGGTGGCGCTGTTAAGAATGTTCTTGCAATAGTAGCTGGTGCAGCTGATGGTATGAAGTTTGGTGTAAATGCACATGCAGCTTTAATTACCCGTGGTCTTGCAGAGATTAAAAAATTAGGGCTTAAACTAGGAGCAAGCTCAGAAACATTTATGGGGCTTAGTTGTCTAGGTGATTTACTTTTGACTTGTTCTGATAACCAATCACGCAATCGTAGGTTTGGGCTTTATCTTGGCCAAGGTATGAGTATTGAAGAATCATTGAAAAAGGTTAATAATGTTGTCGAGGGTTACTCAACAGCAAAAGCGGTTTATAAGCTTGCTAAAAAGTACGATGTAGATATGCCTTTAGTCTTCGCAGCTTATAAGGTTTTATATGAGTCTGTTGAACCCAAGAATATAGTTAAAGAGTTAATGACTCGTCAACTAAAAAATGAAAACTAAGTTTAGCCTCCAGCAACTTCTTTAGGAACATAATCTTTAAGATTTGTTTCTTGCATTCTAACTCTTGTATTAAACGCATAATCACCAACTTTAACAAGAGGCTTAACAAGAGCTGAATTTTCCCAAAGACTATTTTCTTTTACTGAATCAAAAGAGTTTAATGTCGAACAAACTATTGCAAAGACAAAGCCAAAACGCACTAAAGCAATAAAAAAAGCAAATATTGTATTTGTGAGACTTTCTTTTTCTTTATTGTTGCGTAAAAAAACTTTCATAATACCGAAAATTATCAAATATGCGCCAAGAAGAACTAATATAAACGATACGATATACGCAATATTGAGATCTTCTATTAAAGAGTTTATATATGCTTGTTGTATTTTTTGGGCTAAAATTCCAGCTAGAACAACTGAGAAAATCATAAGAACCAGTAATACTATATTTTTAAATAATCCCTTTACTGAAGCAAAAAGACTTAATATTAAAATCACTATTATTATTAAAATATCTAAAAAGTTAATGCTCTCTAAAAAATCCATATTCTACTATCCCGATATAATATCTTTTATTTGGTTTAGATTAGTTATTCCGATAATTTCAATACCATTAGGAGTTGCTGATTTTGAAATATTTGCCTGAGGAACTATAATTTTTTTGAAACCATGTTTCTTAGCCTCATTAATTCTTTCGATGCCATATGGAATAGGGCGTATTTCCCCAGATAAGCCAACCTCTCCCATTATTAGCATATCATGAGGTATTTCTATTTCTTTGATACTTGAATAAATTATCAAAATAAGTGCTAAGTCGATACTTGTTTCATTTATTTTAATACCACCAACAACATTTAAAAAAACATCTTTGTCGTATAAATCGATATGCATATAGCGTTGTATAACAGCTAAAATCATCGCTAGACGATTACTATCAATACCGACACATAATCTTCTTGGAGGTTGGTTGATATTTTTATCAACAACTAAAGATTGTAGCTCAACTAGTAATGGACGAGTTCCCTCCCAGACAGAGACTATTACACTACCAACAAGATTTGTCCTTCCGTTATTTAAGAATATTGCCGAAGGGTTTTTGACTTCTTTCATACCTTTGTCAGTCATGGCAAATATACCTATTTCATTGACAGCACCAAATCTGTTTTTAAGTGCACGCATCATACGATATCTACCATTATCTTGAGACTCAATAAAGATTACAGCATCAACAATATGCTCTAAAACTCTGGGCCCAGCTACATCTCCAGACTTTGTGACATGTCCAACAAGGAATATTGCTATTTCATGTTGTTTGGCAACTTGTGTGATATATGCTGTAGATTCACGTACTTGTGAAACTCCCCCGACCATAGATTGAAGCTCAGGGTTATACATAGTTTGAATTGAGTCGATAACAATAACTTCTGGCTTGTGCTTAATAATGTAATTAGAGATTTGTTCAATATTAGTTTCACACATTACCAATAGCTCATCTTTAGGTAGATCGAGTCTTTCTGCTCTTAATGCGATTTGTTCTAGAGATTCCTCTCCGCTTACATATAAGACCTTCTTATTTAAGGATAAAAAGGCCATTATTTGTAATAAAATAGAAGATTTACCAATACCAGGGTCTCCACCAACTAAAGTCACAGAGCCTTTAACTATTCCACCACCAAGGACCCGATCAAACTCTGCTATGCTTGTTGATGTACGAGAATATTCTTTACCTTTGATATCTGAAAGTGCTGTAGCTTTTGAGATGCTTCCTGAAAAACCAGCTCGAGATTTTGGAGTCTTTTTAGGGTCTGCTTGGATTTCCTCAACAAGAGTATTCCATTGATTGCAACTGTAGCATTGTCCTTGCCAGCGATGCGAAGTAGCGCCACATTCTTGACAAATAAATATAGTTTTTTGCTTTGACATAAAAAGATTACTTTATTTTGTATCCTAATAAATATTTATTAAGAATTCTTTCTGTTTCTGATGCATTTGGTCCAATGAATTGAACTATGTAGCGGTATTGGTTACTATTTTCTTTATTTGATAAGCGAATATTTTTAGGGTAAACAGAAACTACTCGTGTTTCACAACCAACTTGCTCTTTTAGTTCAGTTAGCGTGATTGAAATTCTAATAATATCTCCTAGATGTAGAGTTTGAGGAGTGCTAATTTCCATACCACCATCTTTAATTATACGAAAATGTGAGTTGTAAACTTGTTCACGATGATCAAAGGTGTACTCTAGCTCTTGTTTAATATCTTCTTCGCCATAATCTACTGATACTCTACCTTCTACTATATCACTATTAAAGCTATCTTCAGGTTCCTCTTGATGCTTCTCTTCAGGTTCCTCCTGATGCGTTTCTTTAGAAGGTTCAGTTGTTTCTTTTTCCTCGATAAAATCATCATCTAATAACGATGGATCTAAGCCTTGGCTTTCATCTAAATTGATTTCAATAACATTAACATTCTCGTCTGAATCATCATTATCATCGTCATCATCAATATCATATTCAGGATTTTGTGAATGATCAGTCTCATTTTCAAACTCATCATCTTTATGTTTATCTTTATCTATTAAATCATCTTGTCTGCGTTGTGATTTTTGAGGTTTTTCATCAAGCAATCCAGATCGAGAATTTTTTTTGCTATCTTTTTCTTTAGTATTTCCAGCACCTTTTTTTAGAAGATCTAATCTACTGCTCATTTCATACGCCTCTTTGATCTTAATTTTAGTATCTTATAGCTAAGATATATAATACTTGAAAGTAAAATAAGTATAAAT
This window harbors:
- a CDS encoding NAD(P)H-dependent glycerol-3-phosphate dehydrogenase gives rise to the protein MQKNILVLGAGAWGTALALQLAYKGHNVKISSWRKEHNQQMLEDNNNLAYLPSIEKFPDTLKAIQDWKTHIRGFDDILVATPSSGFKNIILEIKEVIKPHQNIISATKGFCHDTYALLSEIVESILPDVSFALLTGPSFAKEVANKLPTAVVIASKDIDYAKYAQQLFSNENFRCYTTTDIIGAQVGGAVKNVLAIVAGAADGMKFGVNAHAALITRGLAEIKKLGLKLGASSETFMGLSCLGDLLLTCSDNQSRNRRFGLYLGQGMSIEESLKKVNNVVEGYSTAKAVYKLAKKYDVDMPLVFAAYKVLYESVEPKNIVKELMTRQLKNEN
- a CDS encoding CvpA family protein: MDFLESINFLDILIIIVILILSLFASVKGLFKNIVLLVLMIFSVVLAGILAQKIQQAYINSLIEDLNIAYIVSFILVLLGAYLIIFGIMKVFLRNNKEKESLTNTIFAFFIALVRFGFVFAIVCSTLNSFDSVKENSLWENSALVKPLVKVGDYAFNTRVRMQETNLKDYVPKEVAGG
- the radA gene encoding DNA repair protein RadA, whose protein sequence is MSKQKTIFICQECGATSHRWQGQCYSCNQWNTLVEEIQADPKKTPKSRAGFSGSISKATALSDIKGKEYSRTSTSIAEFDRVLGGGIVKGSVTLVGGDPGIGKSSILLQIMAFLSLNKKVLYVSGEESLEQIALRAERLDLPKDELLVMCETNIEQISNYIIKHKPEVIVIDSIQTMYNPELQSMVGGVSQVRESTAYITQVAKQHEIAIFLVGHVTKSGDVAGPRVLEHIVDAVIFIESQDNGRYRMMRALKNRFGAVNEIGIFAMTDKGMKEVKNPSAIFLNNGRTNLVGSVIVSVWEGTRPLLVELQSLVVDKNINQPPRRLCVGIDSNRLAMILAVIQRYMHIDLYDKDVFLNVVGGIKINETSIDLALILIIYSSIKEIEIPHDMLIMGEVGLSGEIRPIPYGIERINEAKKHGFKKIIVPQANISKSATPNGIEIIGITNLNQIKDIISG
- a CDS encoding PilZ domain-containing protein, with amino-acid sequence MSSRLDLLKKGAGNTKEKDSKKNSRSGLLDEKPQKSQRRQDDLIDKDKHKDDEFENETDHSQNPEYDIDDDDDNDDSDENVNVIEINLDESQGLDPSLLDDDFIEEKETTEPSKETHQEEPEEKHQEEPEDSFNSDIVEGRVSVDYGEEDIKQELEYTFDHREQVYNSHFRIIKDGGMEISTPQTLHLGDIIRISITLTELKEQVGCETRVVSVYPKNIRLSNKENSNQYRYIVQFIGPNASETERILNKYLLGYKIK